One window of the Candidatus Jettenia sp. genome contains the following:
- the cobT gene encoding nicotinate-nucleotide--dimethylbenzimidazole phosphoribosyltransferase produces the protein MKLLKYTTEHIKEVVTDLYGDIKAKFNALAIPGGSLGRLEELATVYTSIRGSVNCTIKHKTIFTMAGDHGVAEEGVSAFPQQVTRQMVQNFMDAGAAINVLARHIGAKVVVVDCGVATHLKKNQFSNQCQGQDLRIKKVGLGTKNIATGPAMSRDEAIQSLEVGIELIEEELKNGLDIVGTGDMGIANTTPSSAILAVLGQLDVETATGRGTGLDEEALQRKICIIKKAIDINQPDPHDPIDVLAKVGGYEIGGIAGLCLGAARHRIPIVLDGFISTAGALIACAIEPKVKEYLIASHVSAEKGHKLMLKLLDKIPLLDLNLRLGEGTGAALGMNLIEASVKLLNEMATFQEAGVSKPNI, from the coding sequence ATGAAATTATTAAAATATACTACGGAACATATAAAAGAAGTTGTGACAGACCTCTACGGTGATATTAAAGCAAAATTTAATGCGCTTGCCATTCCCGGCGGCAGTCTGGGAAGGCTGGAAGAGTTGGCAACAGTTTATACCTCTATCAGAGGTAGTGTAAATTGCACAATAAAACACAAAACAATATTTACGATGGCAGGAGACCATGGGGTCGCGGAAGAAGGTGTGAGTGCCTTCCCTCAGCAGGTTACAAGACAAATGGTTCAAAACTTCATGGATGCAGGCGCGGCTATAAATGTCCTTGCACGTCATATCGGTGCAAAGGTGGTTGTGGTTGATTGTGGAGTTGCCACACACCTGAAGAAAAATCAGTTCTCTAACCAATGCCAGGGACAAGATTTGAGGATAAAGAAGGTAGGCTTAGGTACGAAAAATATAGCAACAGGGCCTGCTATGTCCAGGGATGAGGCCATTCAATCTCTCGAGGTTGGTATTGAGCTGATCGAAGAAGAGCTGAAAAATGGACTGGATATTGTCGGTACAGGAGACATGGGGATTGCTAATACTACACCGAGTAGCGCCATTCTTGCCGTTTTAGGCCAACTAGACGTAGAAACAGCTACAGGACGCGGGACAGGATTAGACGAAGAAGCCTTACAAAGAAAAATTTGTATAATAAAAAAAGCAATTGATATAAATCAACCAGATCCCCATGATCCAATAGATGTATTAGCAAAGGTAGGTGGTTACGAGATTGGAGGTATTGCTGGTTTATGTTTAGGCGCAGCGCGGCATCGTATTCCCATAGTTCTGGATGGCTTTATTTCAACAGCCGGCGCCTTGATTGCCTGTGCAATCGAGCCGAAAGTAAAGGAGTATCTCATTGCTTCTCATGTTTCCGCAGAAAAGGGACATAAGCTTATGTTAAAATTACTGGACAAAATCCCTCTCCTGGATCTAAACCTGAGACTGGGCGAAGGGACTGGTGCCGCATTGGGTATGAATTTGATAGAAGCAAGTGTAAAACTATTAAACGAAATGGCTACATTTCAAGAAGCAGGAGTCTCAAAACCAAATATATAA
- the tadA gene encoding Flp pilus assembly complex ATPase component TadA, with translation MQMKEKTKVSLKVEAKRKLFGQILKDKGLITEDQIQEALMIQRQKGGLLGDILTSLHYITSEQIMQALSEYLGLEIITLENMDISPEVITMVPAAIAQLYRIVPVSNKNGILTIVQADALNFETLDDLRLLLKYSIKLMLCQKDEVIRAIEKYYPRKHESVEQLLLEFKEDKSYNTFTKGEYIDIEELKKMVATTPVKKWVSLMFLDAILDKASDIHVEPFEDEFKIRFRIDGVLYEKISPPKQLGIPIASRIKLISGMDISERRLPQDGRIQLNVGGTPIDLRVSTLPTKYGESIVMRLLNKSVMSVNLDVLGFYPEELKSIHQLLNKPNGIILVTGPTGSGKTTTLYAALSYLNDIGTKIITTEDPVEYDIDGLIQVQINPSIDVTFANCLRAILRQDPDIILVGEIRDEETAKIAIQASLTGHLVFSTLHTNDAPTTITRLVDMDIKPYLIASTVEAVISQRLVRKICVSCKEEYMPSEASLMELNLTREAVKGKQFFRGKGCNNCRNIGYKGRMGIYEIMIMNEEIRRLIIEQAHTNVIRSVAKRNGMNTLRDSGLTAVYDGLTTIEEVMRETMLV, from the coding sequence ATGCAGATGAAAGAAAAAACAAAAGTAAGTTTAAAGGTAGAAGCAAAGAGAAAGCTCTTTGGACAAATATTGAAGGATAAGGGCTTAATTACCGAAGACCAAATTCAGGAAGCTCTGATGATTCAGAGACAGAAAGGTGGCTTGCTTGGCGATATTTTAACAAGCCTTCATTACATTACGAGTGAACAGATTATGCAAGCCCTGAGCGAGTATTTGGGATTAGAGATTATAACCCTTGAAAACATGGATATATCACCTGAAGTTATTACTATGGTGCCTGCAGCTATTGCACAATTATATCGCATTGTCCCCGTTAGCAATAAGAATGGCATTCTTACCATTGTCCAGGCAGATGCCTTAAATTTTGAGACCCTGGATGATTTAAGATTGCTTCTGAAATATTCTATAAAATTGATGCTTTGTCAAAAGGACGAAGTCATCCGTGCCATAGAAAAGTATTATCCCAGAAAACATGAATCTGTTGAACAGCTATTATTGGAGTTCAAAGAAGACAAATCCTATAACACATTTACTAAGGGAGAGTATATCGATATTGAAGAACTAAAAAAGATGGTGGCTACGACTCCGGTGAAAAAATGGGTTAGTCTTATGTTTCTGGATGCTATCCTGGACAAGGCTAGTGATATACATGTAGAGCCTTTCGAAGATGAATTTAAGATCCGGTTTCGCATTGACGGTGTACTGTATGAAAAAATTTCTCCACCAAAACAATTAGGAATACCTATTGCCTCACGAATAAAGCTTATATCAGGTATGGATATTTCCGAACGGAGATTACCGCAGGATGGACGCATTCAATTAAATGTTGGGGGAACGCCTATCGATTTACGTGTTTCCACACTTCCTACAAAATATGGAGAAAGCATTGTTATGCGTTTGTTAAATAAATCTGTCATGTCCGTCAATTTAGATGTATTAGGATTTTATCCGGAAGAGTTAAAATCGATACACCAATTATTGAATAAACCGAATGGAATAATTCTTGTTACCGGCCCGACAGGTTCCGGAAAAACAACAACTCTGTACGCAGCGCTCAGTTATTTAAATGATATTGGTACAAAAATTATTACTACTGAAGATCCTGTTGAATATGATATTGACGGACTTATTCAGGTACAGATAAACCCATCTATTGACGTAACCTTTGCGAATTGTTTAAGGGCTATTTTACGACAAGATCCTGATATTATTCTTGTCGGTGAAATACGGGATGAAGAAACAGCTAAAATTGCTATACAAGCCTCGTTGACAGGGCATTTAGTTTTTAGTACACTGCACACCAATGATGCCCCTACTACGATAACACGTCTCGTTGATATGGACATTAAGCCGTATCTGATCGCTTCTACGGTAGAAGCAGTTATTAGCCAAAGATTGGTACGTAAAATATGCGTTTCATGTAAAGAAGAATACATGCCTTCCGAAGCATCTTTGATGGAATTAAACCTTACACGGGAAGCGGTTAAGGGGAAACAGTTTTTTCGGGGTAAAGGATGCAACAATTGTCGCAATATAGGATATAAGGGACGTATGGGAATATATGAGATTATGATTATGAATGAAGAGATACGGCGATTAATAATCGAACAGGCACACACAAATGTAATCAGGTCGGTTGCAAAAAGGAATGGAATGAATACCTTAAGAGACAGTGGATTAACGGCAGTATACGATGGATTAACGACAATCGAAGAAGTTATGAGAGAAACAATGTTGGTATAA
- a CDS encoding GspE/PulE family protein: MKDFVYQLEEALLKRGMKKEQLDTAKELQKKECIQLEEAIVKLGYLTYPEIIQHLAVLYDMPVIDLDKINILPEVIHSLPVHLIRKHTIIPISKNNGTITIAVSSPPSLGFIDNLRFMLNADIKCVFATPENIKKIIHKYYELEPTETVDTLLKELKTPKSSLREIAVEEGEGSYGEAKAIEDEGPIIQLVSLIINKAIVSRTSDIHLEPLSNRLRIRYRVDGVCQEADVLPKRLQDPIISRIKILANIDIAEKRRPQDGRISLKYSGKEFDIRVSCLPSIYGESVVMRLLEKSAALMNLQNLGFYENDYKRFYSIIKRPNGIFLITGPTGSGKTTTLYATINELNKTDTKIITAEDPIEYTLRGVNQSEINEKIGFDFPTILRSMLRQDPNVILVGEIRDAETADTAVAAALTGHLVLSTLHTNDAPSAITRLIDMGVKPFLIATSLQGIMAQRLVRRICTGCKEPVTYHPEKLLEMGYDIETLKDFSFYKGKGCKNCNHVGYRGRLGIYELLDMNETLRDMTYRMAATDEIRETARNMGMTTLKEDGLRKAKDGKTTLEEVVMVTGIED, from the coding sequence ATGAAAGATTTTGTATACCAATTAGAAGAAGCCTTGTTAAAAAGAGGCATGAAAAAAGAGCAGTTAGATACTGCAAAAGAGCTTCAGAAGAAGGAATGTATTCAACTGGAGGAAGCGATTGTCAAACTTGGATATCTAACATATCCGGAAATAATTCAACACCTTGCTGTACTCTATGATATGCCGGTAATTGATCTGGATAAAATCAACATTTTACCAGAAGTCATTCATTCATTGCCGGTACATCTTATCAGAAAGCATACGATCATACCCATATCAAAAAATAACGGCACTATCACCATTGCCGTAAGCAGTCCGCCTAGCCTTGGATTTATCGATAACTTGCGCTTTATGCTTAACGCAGACATCAAATGTGTATTTGCCACACCGGAGAATATAAAAAAGATTATTCATAAATATTACGAGCTTGAACCTACGGAAACCGTTGATACCTTATTAAAAGAGCTTAAGACTCCAAAGTCCTCTCTCCGAGAAATAGCCGTTGAAGAGGGTGAAGGTTCTTACGGTGAGGCAAAGGCTATAGAAGATGAAGGTCCGATTATTCAACTCGTCTCATTGATCATCAACAAAGCGATTGTTTCCCGGACTAGTGATATTCATTTGGAACCCCTTTCCAATAGATTACGTATACGATATCGTGTTGATGGGGTATGCCAGGAAGCAGATGTGCTACCCAAACGGTTGCAGGATCCCATTATTTCCAGGATCAAGATACTTGCCAATATTGATATTGCTGAGAAGAGGAGGCCTCAGGATGGGCGTATCAGTCTAAAATATTCAGGCAAAGAATTTGATATTCGGGTTTCCTGCCTGCCTTCCATTTATGGGGAGAGTGTGGTTATGCGCCTTCTGGAAAAATCTGCTGCCCTGATGAACCTTCAAAATCTTGGCTTCTACGAAAACGACTATAAGCGTTTTTACTCTATAATTAAAAGACCAAATGGCATATTCCTGATTACCGGCCCTACAGGAAGTGGTAAAACAACTACTTTATATGCGACTATTAATGAGTTGAATAAGACAGATACAAAGATTATTACCGCAGAAGATCCTATAGAGTATACCCTTCGTGGCGTTAATCAAAGTGAAATAAATGAGAAAATCGGGTTTGATTTTCCTACCATCTTGAGGTCTATGCTTCGTCAAGATCCGAATGTTATCCTTGTGGGAGAGATCCGGGATGCTGAAACAGCGGATACTGCGGTTGCTGCTGCCTTAACAGGGCATCTTGTTTTGAGCACCCTTCATACGAATGATGCCCCTTCAGCTATCACGAGATTGATTGATATGGGGGTAAAACCTTTTCTTATTGCTACTTCACTGCAGGGGATCATGGCGCAGCGGCTCGTCAGGAGGATCTGTACAGGTTGTAAAGAACCTGTTACATATCACCCTGAAAAGTTATTAGAGATGGGGTATGACATAGAAACATTAAAAGATTTTTCCTTTTATAAGGGAAAAGGCTGCAAGAATTGTAATCATGTTGGGTATCGTGGCAGATTAGGTATTTATGAACTCTTAGATATGAACGAGACCCTGCGCGATATGACCTATCGCATGGCTGCTACTGACGAAATACGAGAAACTGCAAGAAATATGGGAATGACCACATTAAAAGAAGATGGATTAAGAAAGGCAAAAGATGGCAAAACGACCCTGGAAGAGGTCGTTATGGTTACGGGGATAGAAGACTAA
- a CDS encoding type II secretion system F family protein, whose amino-acid sequence MSIFQYSAVDKKGHTIKDKLEASGSDDAVAKIRALGYFPTSIKEISFRQKGKELPVSSDRALEKHPRISISFGKVKSKELTVFTRQLATLQDAGLPIIRGLKILSSQMKKGLFKKTILKVIEDIEGGSTLSGAFVKHPRVFDTLYVSIVKAGEVSGTLDIILQRLADFREKMERLIRKIISAMIYPTVVMFVAIGILIGLMIFIVPNFAKIFEELGLELPVPTKMLILFSTILKTQWICIPSVPLGSFILYKCLGKIKKMRLLIDKTKFKLPIFGNIINKSTISRFTRTLATLTSSGVPILDALNNAKESTGNAAMAQAIQHIHDSIRGGESITKPLRASKICDEMVVNMVEVGEETGGLDAMLNKVADNYDDEVDRAVEAMVSLIEPIMIVFLGGSVGFIVIAMFVPLIKLMQGISGQ is encoded by the coding sequence ATGTCTATTTTTCAATACAGCGCTGTTGATAAAAAGGGACATACCATAAAAGATAAACTTGAGGCATCTGGTTCAGATGATGCTGTTGCAAAGATACGCGCTCTCGGCTATTTTCCAACAAGCATCAAAGAGATTTCTTTTCGTCAAAAAGGAAAAGAACTACCCGTTTCATCCGATAGAGCCTTAGAAAAACATCCCAGAATATCCATCTCTTTTGGTAAAGTCAAATCGAAAGAACTTACGGTATTCACACGGCAACTCGCAACACTTCAGGATGCAGGACTCCCTATCATACGAGGGTTAAAAATACTCTCCTCTCAAATGAAAAAAGGACTATTTAAGAAGACAATACTGAAGGTTATTGAAGACATTGAGGGTGGAAGTACCCTTTCCGGGGCTTTTGTAAAACATCCAAGGGTTTTTGATACGTTATACGTTAGCATTGTAAAGGCAGGTGAAGTGAGCGGTACCCTGGATATTATTTTACAACGCTTAGCTGATTTTCGGGAAAAGATGGAGCGGCTTATCAGAAAAATAATTAGTGCTATGATCTATCCTACTGTCGTTATGTTTGTTGCAATAGGCATTCTTATAGGTCTTATGATTTTTATCGTTCCAAATTTTGCCAAAATATTTGAAGAGTTGGGTCTGGAGTTGCCAGTTCCTACTAAAATGCTTATTCTGTTCAGTACGATCTTAAAAACGCAATGGATATGTATTCCTTCCGTACCGTTAGGAAGTTTCATTCTTTATAAATGCCTGGGGAAAATAAAAAAGATGAGGTTACTGATAGATAAAACCAAATTTAAATTGCCAATCTTCGGTAATATTATCAATAAATCTACCATATCGAGATTTACCCGTACCCTTGCGACCCTGACATCTAGTGGAGTACCAATCTTAGATGCCCTGAATAACGCCAAAGAATCTACCGGAAATGCAGCTATGGCTCAGGCAATCCAGCATATTCATGATAGTATCAGAGGGGGAGAGAGTATAACGAAGCCCCTGAGAGCCTCTAAAATATGTGATGAGATGGTAGTTAATATGGTGGAGGTTGGAGAGGAAACAGGAGGACTGGATGCTATGCTTAATAAGGTAGCAGATAATTATGATGATGAAGTAGATAGGGCAGTGGAGGCTATGGTCAGCTTGATAGAACCTATAATGATTGTATTTCTGGGGGGTTCAGTTGGTTTTATCGTAATCGCCATGTTTGTGCCACTCATAAAATTAATGCAGGGTATTAGTGGTCAATAA
- a CDS encoding arylsulfatase, translating to MMVFRFSIVVMCLIIFTLLFNTNHAVAAAKDKKPNILIIWGDDIGWHNPSCYHRGMMGYQTPNIDRLAKEGAMFTDWYGQQSCTAGRAAFITGQSPLRTGLLKVGLPGAKEGLMKEDPTIADLLKPMGYVTGQFGKNHLGDRDEHLPTNHGFDEFFGNLYHLNAEEEPEHPDYPKNPEFKKKFGPRGVIHSFANGKITDTGPLTKKRMETVDDEVTKEALRFIEKANEDGKPFFVWWNSTRMHIWTHLKKESKGKTGLGIYPDGMVEHDEHIGQLLKKLDDLGIANNTIVMYSTDNGAECFSWPDGGTTPFRSEKNSNWEGGYRVPCIIRWPGVVKPGTVINNIGSHEDVLQTLLAAAGEPDIDEKLEKGYKSGDKSFHVHLDGYNLLPALKGESEWPRKEFFYFSDDGNLVNLRYNQWKIVFAEQREHGFNVWQESLMTLRLPKLFNLRTDPFERADHEAADYPRWRAERLFLLIPAQAFVGQYLQTFKEFPPRQKPGSFNLDRVLEKLQEAGGGNK from the coding sequence ATGATGGTTTTTCGATTTAGCATTGTAGTTATGTGTCTGATAATTTTTACTTTACTTTTTAACACAAATCATGCAGTTGCCGCTGCCAAGGACAAAAAACCCAACATCCTCATCATCTGGGGAGATGATATCGGCTGGCACAATCCCAGTTGTTACCATCGCGGTATGATGGGTTATCAAACGCCTAACATTGACAGACTCGCAAAGGAGGGTGCTATGTTTACTGACTGGTATGGCCAGCAGAGTTGTACTGCCGGGCGTGCGGCATTTATTACTGGCCAAAGCCCTTTACGTACCGGACTTCTGAAGGTAGGATTGCCCGGTGCGAAAGAAGGGCTGATGAAAGAAGATCCGACCATTGCCGATCTGCTCAAACCGATGGGCTATGTTACCGGACAATTTGGCAAGAACCATTTAGGCGACCGGGATGAGCATCTACCAACGAATCACGGCTTTGATGAATTCTTCGGTAACCTTTATCACCTCAATGCAGAAGAGGAACCTGAGCATCCGGACTATCCGAAGAATCCTGAATTTAAGAAAAAGTTCGGCCCGCGTGGCGTGATTCACAGCTTCGCCAATGGCAAGATTACAGACACCGGACCGCTGACAAAGAAGCGTATGGAAACCGTGGATGATGAAGTCACCAAAGAGGCATTGCGTTTCATTGAAAAAGCCAATGAGGATGGTAAACCGTTTTTCGTTTGGTGGAACTCCACCCGTATGCACATCTGGACACACTTGAAGAAGGAGTCTAAAGGTAAGACCGGCCTTGGCATTTATCCCGACGGCATGGTCGAACATGATGAACACATCGGCCAGTTGCTCAAAAAGCTCGACGACCTTGGTATTGCCAATAACACCATTGTAATGTATTCGACCGACAACGGTGCAGAATGTTTCTCATGGCCCGATGGAGGTACAACACCGTTTCGCAGCGAAAAAAACTCTAACTGGGAAGGCGGTTACCGCGTTCCCTGCATTATCCGTTGGCCGGGAGTCGTCAAACCTGGCACGGTGATCAACAACATCGGCTCGCATGAGGATGTGCTGCAAACCTTGCTGGCTGCTGCCGGCGAACCAGATATCGACGAAAAGTTGGAGAAAGGTTACAAGTCCGGCGACAAATCCTTTCATGTTCACCTTGATGGCTACAATCTTCTGCCCGCACTCAAAGGTGAATCCGAATGGCCGCGTAAGGAATTCTTCTACTTCAGCGACGATGGCAACCTGGTGAACCTCCGTTACAACCAGTGGAAAATTGTCTTTGCCGAGCAGCGTGAGCATGGTTTCAACGTGTGGCAGGAATCTCTGATGACGCTGCGTTTACCCAAGCTGTTCAATCTCCGTACCGACCCATTTGAGCGGGCAGACCACGAGGCTGCTGATTATCCGCGGTGGCGCGCGGAGCGTCTTTTCCTGCTCATTCCGGCGCAGGCGTTCGTAGGACAATACCTCCAGACCTTCAAGGAGTTTCCACCTCGCCAGAAGCCTGGCAGCTTCAACCTCGACCGGGTGCTGGAGAAACTTCAGGAAGCCGGTGGAGGCAACAAATAA
- a CDS encoding tetratricopeptide repeat protein, with translation MSAHYVGREACKPCHENIYAQYTGSDHDLAMDYAVDATVFGDFNNTSFNHHDVTSKFYKRDGKFFVFTEGFRGKFQEFAIKYTFGVRPLQQYLVEFPDGRVQTLPLCWDTRPKEQGGQRWFHIYGNERIPPGDILYWTRISQNWNYMCAECHSTNLKKNYDAATDRYNTTWSEIDVSCEACHGPGSLHVEWAEAEARGEDTQDYTDMGLSIRLKDDNDEEVTWLLDKKLSTYKPSTPQRRQKEVEMCARCHSRRGVISEDYVYGRPLLDTHYPQVLEANLYYPDGQIRDEVYEYGSFLQSKMYQAGIVCTDCHDPHSTRRRKEGNELCYSCHQTEKYGSREHHFHKMGSSGSQCVECHMPARTYMVVDTRRDHSFRVPRPDLSKKLGVPNACNDCHADKSTEWASEHFGKWYGTPKSGKHYGEIFWAASRCIPGTDGDLIRLAEDNQRSPIVRATAIFLLRNYPSEASLETLRKMLQDANPLVRSEAVTSLDILPPEGRAQYLLPMLHDPVRLVRTFAARSLASIPTNLLSEATLKQREAAIKEYEETQMLNADYPAAHINLGNLYLDRGEYDRAAASYKKAVEIEPVFIPGYINLADVYRVQNQDEKGRNVLEQALYLAPKSAPIHHALGLLMIRTGEHKKALHHLRKAAIRAPENTRYSYVYGIALDSQKMPEQAISVLKKALNHNPYDPDLLVSLTMIYRDRGEFGQALKYAARLAKNYPENQDYQQLEKHLIILADRQEEKPDRRD, from the coding sequence ATGAGCGCACACTACGTCGGTAGAGAGGCATGCAAGCCGTGCCATGAAAATATCTATGCACAATATACCGGTTCTGATCACGACCTTGCAATGGATTATGCTGTCGATGCGACTGTGTTCGGGGATTTCAACAATACTTCGTTCAATCATCATGATGTGACTTCGAAGTTTTATAAAAGAGATGGCAAGTTTTTTGTTTTCACCGAAGGTTTTAGAGGTAAATTCCAGGAGTTTGCCATTAAATACACCTTCGGTGTGCGGCCTTTGCAGCAGTATCTGGTTGAATTTCCCGATGGGCGTGTGCAGACTCTGCCTCTGTGCTGGGATACGAGACCGAAAGAGCAAGGCGGCCAGCGCTGGTTTCACATCTACGGCAACGAGCGTATTCCGCCAGGTGATATTCTCTACTGGACAAGAATTTCACAGAACTGGAACTATATGTGTGCTGAGTGCCATTCCACTAACCTGAAAAAAAACTACGATGCAGCCACAGACCGATACAACACTACGTGGTCTGAGATTGATGTATCATGCGAGGCATGTCACGGCCCTGGCTCGCTGCACGTTGAATGGGCGGAGGCAGAGGCAAGAGGTGAGGATACACAAGACTACACTGACATGGGCCTGTCCATCCGCTTGAAGGATGACAATGACGAAGAGGTAACCTGGTTGCTCGACAAAAAGCTATCCACTTATAAGCCAAGTACTCCACAGCGCAGACAAAAAGAGGTTGAGATGTGTGCCCGATGTCACAGTCGCCGGGGGGTTATTAGTGAGGACTATGTTTACGGAAGACCGTTACTTGACACCCATTACCCGCAAGTGCTGGAAGCAAATCTTTACTATCCGGACGGACAGATTCGTGATGAGGTCTATGAGTATGGCTCATTTTTACAAAGCAAGATGTATCAGGCCGGCATTGTTTGCACGGATTGTCATGACCCACACAGTACCCGTCGCCGGAAAGAGGGTAATGAATTATGCTACTCGTGTCATCAAACAGAGAAATATGGTTCCCGCGAGCACCATTTTCATAAGATGGGTTCATCAGGCTCGCAGTGTGTCGAATGTCATATGCCGGCCCGCACTTACATGGTCGTCGATACGCGCCGGGATCACAGCTTTCGTGTTCCGCGTCCTGACTTATCGAAGAAACTGGGTGTGCCAAATGCCTGCAACGATTGCCATGCGGATAAGTCAACGGAATGGGCATCAGAACATTTTGGGAAGTGGTACGGGACTCCAAAGTCGGGAAAGCATTACGGTGAGATTTTTTGGGCTGCCAGTCGCTGTATTCCGGGTACCGATGGCGATCTCATTCGTTTGGCTGAAGATAATCAACGATCACCGATAGTGCGTGCCACAGCGATATTTTTGCTGCGGAACTATCCCTCCGAAGCATCGTTAGAAACCCTTAGGAAAATGCTGCAAGATGCCAATCCGCTCGTTCGTTCTGAAGCCGTTACCTCTTTGGACATCTTGCCGCCGGAGGGTCGGGCACAGTACCTGCTGCCGATGTTACATGATCCGGTACGACTGGTGCGTACATTTGCTGCACGATCTTTAGCGTCGATCCCGACAAATTTGCTGTCAGAAGCGACGTTAAAGCAACGCGAGGCTGCCATCAAAGAATATGAAGAAACACAGATGCTCAATGCTGATTATCCTGCGGCACACATAAATCTGGGGAATCTCTACCTCGACCGTGGCGAGTATGACCGTGCCGCAGCTTCATATAAGAAAGCCGTCGAGATCGAACCGGTCTTTATCCCCGGATATATTAACCTTGCAGATGTTTATCGCGTTCAGAACCAGGATGAAAAAGGAAGAAATGTCTTAGAGCAAGCATTGTACCTCGCACCAAAATCTGCGCCGATACATCATGCTCTAGGCCTGTTGATGATTCGCACCGGTGAGCACAAGAAAGCCTTACACCATTTGCGCAAGGCTGCAATACGTGCCCCGGAGAATACACGATACAGTTATGTGTATGGGATAGCACTGGATTCACAAAAGATGCCAGAACAGGCGATATCGGTTCTCAAGAAGGCCTTAAACCATAACCCATATGATCCTGATTTGCTGGTTTCTCTAACTATGATTTATCGTGACAGAGGCGAGTTTGGACAGGCGTTAAAGTATGCTGCCAGATTAGCCAAGAACTATCCTGAGAACCAGGATTATCAGCAATTGGAAAAGCATTTAATAATCTTAGCTGACCGGCAGGAAGAAAAACCTGATAGACGAGACTAA
- a CDS encoding prepilin-type N-terminal cleavage/methylation domain-containing protein, which produces MKKYKISVGRGFSLARQLNNRLGSFGENKGFTLIELIIVLSVIGILTGIILPVFLHGGLDESVSTLQSSVFSAKTLAITKRKPCKLILNADYYTNPDFSPCTLIVEDTEETFKKRYQLPRYIRFWQYNSTDFTSGTKTIYFEPHGISYNVAGNNVPQDTIITLKDVKTGLITTRTIIGNTCQMKK; this is translated from the coding sequence ATGAAAAAATATAAAATTTCTGTAGGGCGAGGCTTTAGCCTTGCCAGGCAACTTAACAACCGGTTGGGGTCTTTCGGTGAAAACAAAGGCTTTACCCTGATAGAATTAATTATTGTTCTGTCTGTTATCGGTATTCTAACAGGTATAATACTTCCTGTTTTTCTGCATGGTGGACTTGATGAGTCTGTCAGTACATTACAGAGCAGTGTATTTTCTGCAAAGACCCTTGCTATAACAAAACGAAAACCTTGTAAACTGATCTTAAATGCCGATTATTATACGAATCCTGATTTCTCACCCTGCACACTCATTGTGGAAGACACAGAAGAGACGTTTAAAAAAAGGTATCAACTTCCGCGGTATATAAGATTTTGGCAATATAATTCTACAGATTTTACCAGCGGGACAAAAACTATTTACTTCGAGCCTCATGGTATTTCTTATAACGTGGCCGGTAATAACGTCCCACAAGATACTATCATTACATTAAAAGATGTAAAGACGGGACTAATAACTACCCGGACAATTATTGGTAACACTTGTCAGATGAAAAAATAA